The following are from one region of the Sorghum bicolor cultivar BTx623 chromosome 2, Sorghum_bicolor_NCBIv3, whole genome shotgun sequence genome:
- the LOC8055669 gene encoding uncharacterized protein LOC8055669 → MDRGPSVSDDEDDLETLVPQNHAKPPSPSARSRSPPSSFSVAALHPALPSSAASLGRILWSRRYLVLFVSLPLLFLILFVSFGGASSIRLPASIRLPSAAPAADPAASRMREAELHALYLLRSQRSGLLSLFNRTAAPTNGSASAPISLSDLQSALESQIKINREIQAALLSSHRSGTGNATEDGLDLDLPFSGCRKRELPANRRTIEWNPKKDRFLLAICISGQMSNHLICLEKHMFMAALLGRTLVVPSQKVDYQYDRVLDINHINDCIGRKVVITYEEFVEKRKKVVIDQFICYAASPPCFLDEDHIKKLKGLGISLGKIEAAWPEDAKLKEPKKRFVGDITPKFSTEAEVLAIGDMFYADMEDEWLNQPGGPLAHKCKTLIQPSRLIMLTAQRFVQTFLGGNYIALHFRRHGFLKFCNVKKESCFFPIPQAAECILRIVEKANAPVIYLSTDAAESETNLLQSLVVFNDRQVPLVKRPEHDSSEKWDALLHRNHIGGDVQVDAMLDKTICALSNVFIGSSGSTFTEDIFRLRRGWGSASHCDEYLCQGELPNYIAEVD, encoded by the exons ATGGACCGCGGCCCTTCCGTctccgacgacgaggacgaCCTCGAGACCCTCGTACCGCAGAACCATGCCAAGCCCCCGTCCCCCTCCGCCCGTTCCCGCTCGCCGCCCTCCTCCTTCAGCGTCGccgcgctccacccggcgctcccctcctccgccgcctcccTCGGGCGCATCCTCTGGTCCCGCCGCTACCTCGTGCTCTTTGTCTCCCTCCCGCTCCTCTTCCTCATCCTCTTCGTCTCCTTCGGGGGCGCGTCCTCCATCCGCCTGCCGGCCTCCATCCGCCTCCCCTCCGCCGCACCCGCCGCCGACCCCGCGGCCTCCCGCATGCGCGAGGCCGAGCTGCACGCGCTCTACCTCCTCCGCTCCCAGCGCTCCGGCCTCCTCAGCCTCTTCAACCGCACCGCCGCCCCGACCAACGGCTCCGCCTCCGCCCCCATCTCGCTCTCCGATCTCCAGTCCGCGCTCGAGAGCCAGATCAAGATCAACCGCGAGATCCAAGCGGCGCTCCTCTCCTCGCACCGCTCCGGGACCGGCAATGCAACCGAGGATGGCCTGGATCTCGATCTCCCTTTCTCCGGGTGCAGGAAGAGGGAATTGCCGGCCAACCGGCGGACTATTGAGTGGAACCCCAAGAAAGACCGGTTCCTCTTGGCAATCTGCATCTCCGGGCAAATGTCCAACCACTTGATTTGCTTGGAGAAGCACATGTTCATGGCAGCGCTTCTTGGCCGTACTCTGGTGGTGCCCAGCCAGAAGGTGGACTACCAGTACGATCGGGTGCTTGATATCAACCACATTAATGATTGCATTGGGAGGAAAGTTGTGATCACCTATGAGGAGTTTGTGGAGAAGAGGAAGAAAGTGGTCATTGATCAGTTCATATGCTACGCAGCCTCGCCTCCATGTTTCCTTGATGAGGACCATATTAAGAAGCTGAAAGGACTAGGGATTTCCCTGGGCAAGATTGAGGCAGCTTGGCCAGAGGATGCGAAGCTGAAGGAGCCGAAGAAGAGATTTGTTGGGGATATTACACCAAAGTTTTCGACAGAGGCTGAGGTCCTTGCCATTGGCGACATGTTCTATGCCGATATGGAGGATGAGTGGCTGAATCAACCTGGTGGTCCATTGGCTCACAAGTGCAAGACTTTGATTCAACCAAGTAGGCTCATAATGCTCACTGCTCAACGCTTCGTCCAGACTTTCTTGGGAGGAAACTATATTGCTTTGCATTTTCGACGGCATGGATTCCTTAAATTCTG TAATGTGAAGAAAGAGAGCTGCTTCTTCCCCATCCCTCAGGCGGCAGAATGCATTCTGCGAATCGTTGAGAAGGCTAATGCACCTGtgatatatttatctaccgatgctGCTGAGAGTGAAACAAATCTTCTGCAGTCCTTGGTTGTATTCAACGACAGACAAGTCCCTCTTGTGAAGAGGCCAGAGCACGACAGCTCTGAGAAATGGGATGCCTTGCTACACAGAAACCACATTGGCGGAGATGTTCAG GTTGACGCGATGCTTGACAAGACGATCTGTGCACTATCAAACgtattcataggatcatcaggGTCCACCTTCACGGAGGACATCTTCCGGCTGCGGAGGGGCTGGGGATCAGCGTCGCACTGTGACGAGTACCTCTGCCAGGGTGAGCTGCCTAACTACATAGCAGAGGTAGACTGA